The following coding sequences lie in one Salarias fasciatus chromosome 7 unlocalized genomic scaffold, fSalaFa1.1 super_scaffold_4, whole genome shotgun sequence genomic window:
- the LOC115382550 gene encoding serine/threonine-protein phosphatase 6 catalytic subunit-like, whose protein sequence is MAPLDLDKYVEIARHCKYLPENDLKRLCDYVCDLLLEESNVQPVATPVTVCGDIHGQFYDLCELFRTGGQVPDTNYIFMGDFVDRGYYSLETFTHLLALKAKWPDRITLLRGNHESRQITQVYGFYDECQTKYGNANAWRYCTKVFDMLTVAALIDEQVLCVHGGLSPDIKTLDQIRTIERNQEIPHKGAFCDLVWSDPEDVDTWAISPRGAGWLFGSKVTNEFVHINNLKLICRAHQLVHEGYKFMFDDKLVTVWSAPNYCYRCGNIASIMVFKDVNRREPKLFRAVPDSERVIPPRTTTPYFL, encoded by the exons ATGGCGCCTTTAGATCTCGATAAGTACGTAGAAATAGCACGACACTGCAAGTACCTCCCTGAAAATGACCTGAAG aGACTGTGTGACTACGTTTGTGACTTGTTGCTGGAGGAATCGAACGTCCAGCCAGTGGCCACTCCAGTGACTGTGTGTGGAGATATTCATGGTCAG TTTTATGATCTCTGTGAGCTCTTCAGAACTGGAGGCCAAGTTCCAGAcacaaattacattttcatg ggGGATTTCGTCGACCGGGGTTATTATAGTTTGGAGACGTTTACTCACCTGCTGGCCCTAAAAGCCAAGTGGCCCGACCGCATCACGCTGCTACGAGGAAACCACGAGAGCAGGCAGATCACTCAGGTGTACGGCTTCTATG ACGAGTGTCAAACCAAGTATGGGAACGCCAACGCCTGGCGGTACTGCACCAAGGTCTTCGACATGCTGACGGTGGCGGCT CTGATCGACGAGCAGGTGCTGTGCGTCCACGGCGGCCTTTCGCCCGACATCAAGACTTTGGACCAGATCCGGACCATCGAGCGCAACCAGGAGATTCCTCACAAGGGGGCGTTCTGCGACCTGGTGTGGTCGGACCCGGAGGACGTGGACACCTGGGCCATCAGCCCGCGAGGCGCCGGCTGGCTGTTCGGCTCCAAGGTGACCAACGAG TTCGTCCACATCAACAACCTGAAGCTCATCTGCCGCGCCCACCAGCTGGTCCACGAGGGCTACAAGTTCATGTTCGACGACAAGCTGGTGACCGTGTGGTCGGCGCCCAACTACTGCTACCGCTGCGGCAACATCGCCTCCATCATGGTCTTCAAGGACGTCAACCGACGGGAGCCCAAGCTGTTCCGCGCCGTGCCCGACTCGGAGCGCGTCATCCCGCCCCGGACCACCACGCCCTACTTCCTCTGA